The region GAGGCCTTGAGGGATGTCAGCTGATTACCAGCTGGCTTTCTTCACGCCGGGCAGTTCGCCCTTGTGCGCCATCTCGCGGATGCAGATGCGGCACAGGCCGAAGAAGCGGTAGTACCCGCGGGCGCGACCG is a window of Deinococcus radiotolerans DNA encoding:
- a CDS encoding type Z 30S ribosomal protein S14; translation: MANTSKVVKAARGHKFAVQNYNRCSRCGRARGYYRFFGLCRICIREMAHKGELPGVKKASW